A window of Mycolicibacterium fluoranthenivorans contains these coding sequences:
- a CDS encoding GTP cyclohydrolase II produces the protein MADTVTPKPGHIRLTSHSGGSGALPIRWGAPTAALRGPVVGTTSTRAHRNVVGTHSGSYSVYRALAVAAGALSRAHRADLTNTSPTDAIGPYPQWGDPDKIVSLDPWGATVADAFATELAAGVDIRPTIAVTKAHVILPEIAEAIAKGRLRPDGRYLLDGGAALVTKAALEPVWYLPGVAARFGCSETDLRRVLFEETGGMYPELVTRSDLEVFLPPIGGQTVYIFGAARDLADPSVELTARVHDECNGSDVFGSDICTCRPYLTHAIEECILGAQRGGVGLVAYSRKEGRALGEVTKFLVYNARKRQEGGDTADQYFARTECVAGVQDMRFQELMPDVLHWLGVRKIHRLVSMSNMKYDAITGSGIEVGERVNIPDELVPADARVEIDAKMAAGYFTPGEVPDADALKNVKGRGLEA, from the coding sequence CTGCCGATCCGCTGGGGCGCACCCACCGCCGCGCTACGCGGACCCGTCGTGGGCACCACCAGCACCCGAGCACACCGCAATGTCGTCGGTACACACAGCGGCTCCTACAGCGTCTACCGTGCCCTGGCCGTGGCCGCCGGTGCACTCTCGCGGGCCCATCGCGCCGACCTGACCAACACGTCGCCCACCGATGCGATCGGCCCGTATCCGCAGTGGGGTGACCCGGACAAGATCGTCAGCCTCGACCCGTGGGGCGCCACCGTGGCTGATGCCTTCGCGACCGAGCTGGCCGCGGGCGTCGACATCCGGCCGACCATCGCCGTGACCAAGGCGCACGTGATCCTGCCGGAGATCGCGGAGGCCATCGCCAAGGGCAGGTTGCGCCCGGACGGCCGGTACCTCCTGGACGGCGGAGCGGCCTTGGTGACCAAGGCGGCCCTGGAACCGGTGTGGTACCTGCCGGGCGTGGCAGCACGATTCGGGTGCAGCGAAACCGATCTGCGGCGAGTGCTCTTCGAGGAGACCGGCGGGATGTATCCCGAGTTGGTCACCCGCAGCGATCTCGAGGTCTTCCTGCCGCCCATCGGCGGGCAGACGGTGTACATCTTCGGCGCTGCACGGGATCTGGCCGATCCCTCGGTGGAACTGACCGCCCGGGTGCACGATGAGTGCAACGGTTCCGATGTGTTCGGTTCCGATATCTGCACCTGTCGGCCCTATCTCACGCATGCGATCGAGGAGTGCATCCTGGGCGCACAGCGCGGGGGCGTCGGACTGGTCGCCTATTCGCGCAAGGAGGGCCGCGCACTCGGCGAGGTCACCAAGTTCCTCGTCTACAACGCACGCAAACGTCAGGAGGGCGGTGACACCGCCGACCAGTACTTCGCCCGCACCGAATGCGTTGCCGGCGTGCAGGACATGCGCTTTCAGGAACTGATGCCCGATGTGCTGCACTGGTTGGGTGTCCGCAAGATCCACCGTCTGGTGTCCATGAGCAATATGAAGTACGACGCGATCACCGGCTCCGGTATCGAGGTCGGCGAACGCGTCAACATCCCCGACGAACTGGTGCCCGCGGACGCCAGGGTGGAGATCGACGCGAAGATGGCGGCCGGGTACTTCACCCCGGGCGAGGTTCCCGATGCCGACGCGCTGAAGAACGTCAAGGGCCGGGGCCTCGAGGCGTGA
- the upp gene encoding uracil phosphoribosyltransferase produces MTNVHVVDHPLVQHKLTLLRRKDASTNSFRTLLHEISMLMTYDVLRDIPTQEVDVETPLEMTTGRVIDGKKLVFVSILRAGSGILDGMLEVVPGARVGHIGLYRDPKTHIAVEYYFKMPSDLHERDVVLVDPMLATGNSAVAAVERLKEHSPKSIKFVCLLTCPEGIAALHEAHPDVQIFTAAVDRALDEHGYIVPGIGDAGDRIFGTK; encoded by the coding sequence ATGACCAATGTACACGTGGTCGACCACCCCCTGGTGCAGCACAAGCTGACGCTGCTGCGGAGAAAAGACGCGTCCACCAACAGCTTCCGCACTCTGTTGCACGAGATCTCGATGCTCATGACCTACGACGTGCTGCGTGACATCCCGACTCAGGAGGTCGACGTCGAGACACCACTGGAGATGACGACCGGGCGGGTCATCGACGGTAAGAAGCTGGTGTTCGTGTCGATCCTGCGTGCAGGCAGCGGCATTCTGGACGGCATGCTGGAGGTGGTGCCCGGCGCCCGCGTGGGTCACATCGGTCTGTACCGCGATCCGAAAACGCATATCGCCGTCGAGTATTACTTCAAGATGCCCAGCGACCTCCACGAACGCGACGTGGTGTTGGTCGATCCGATGCTGGCCACCGGCAACTCAGCAGTGGCGGCGGTGGAGCGACTCAAGGAGCACTCCCCCAAGTCCATCAAGTTCGTCTGCCTGCTCACCTGCCCGGAGGGCATCGCCGCCCTGCACGAAGCGCATCCCGATGTGCAGATCTTCACCGCCGCCGTCGACCGCGCACTCGATGAGCACGGCTACATCGTGCCGGGCATCGGTGATGCCGGGGACCGCATCTTCGGCACCAAGTGA
- a CDS encoding methionine ABC transporter ATP-binding protein, translating into MIELTDVTKVYGRGEQRTVVLDRINFRVDAGEILAVVGPSGAGKSTLAQCINLLTSPTSGAVVVNGEDLTTLSDRKLRVARRRIGTVFQSSGLLERRTAAENVALPLEYLGVTAAEAQKRVAELLDRVGLSQRAQHYPFQLSGGQRQRVGIARALALRPSVLLSDEATAGLDPTTTTSVVELLRELRDDLNLSIVFITHEMDTVLKIADSVARLDHGTIAESGRLIDLLTDPESALGAELRPHRVDATPAAGQQVWHVVYDAPDVPADWIARASGELGVPVAVLGASVQVVAGVTIGGATLGIPADLGARVPGVLARFGLAVSTDAGTDRELEVVA; encoded by the coding sequence ATGATCGAACTCACCGACGTCACCAAGGTCTACGGCCGCGGTGAGCAGCGCACGGTGGTGCTGGATCGGATCAACTTCCGTGTGGACGCCGGCGAGATCCTCGCCGTGGTGGGTCCCAGCGGGGCCGGTAAAAGCACCCTGGCGCAATGTATCAACCTGCTGACATCGCCGACTTCGGGTGCGGTGGTGGTCAACGGCGAAGATCTCACCACCCTGTCGGATCGTAAGCTGCGCGTCGCCCGCCGCCGGATCGGTACCGTCTTCCAGTCCTCGGGCCTCTTGGAACGGCGCACCGCAGCGGAGAACGTCGCCCTGCCCTTGGAGTATCTCGGGGTCACCGCGGCCGAGGCGCAGAAGCGCGTCGCCGAACTACTCGACCGGGTGGGCCTGTCGCAGCGCGCTCAGCACTATCCGTTCCAGCTGTCCGGCGGTCAGCGTCAACGGGTGGGCATCGCGCGCGCCCTGGCGCTACGACCCTCGGTGCTGCTCTCCGATGAGGCCACCGCCGGCCTGGACCCCACCACCACGACGTCAGTGGTCGAGCTGCTGCGGGAACTGCGCGACGACCTGAATCTGTCGATCGTGTTCATCACCCACGAGATGGACACAGTGCTCAAGATCGCCGATTCGGTGGCCCGGCTGGACCACGGCACCATCGCCGAATCAGGTCGGTTGATCGATCTGCTCACCGACCCGGAATCTGCGTTGGGAGCCGAACTTCGGCCACACCGCGTCGACGCCACACCGGCTGCCGGACAACAGGTGTGGCACGTCGTGTACGACGCACCCGATGTGCCCGCGGACTGGATCGCGCGTGCCTCGGGCGAACTGGGCGTGCCGGTGGCGGTGCTCGGCGCGTCGGTCCAGGTGGTCGCCGGCGTCACCATCGGCGGCGCCACGCTCGGCATCCCGGCCGACCTCGGCGCGCGGGTACCCGGCGTGCTGGCCCGTTTTGGACTGGCGGTCAGCACCGATGCCGGTACCGATCGCGAGCTGGAGGTGGTGGCGTGA
- a CDS encoding methionine ABC transporter permease → MTETLLATTKVPFDELPGLLFPALLDTLIMVGIVMSIVVLVGVPLGALIHNLAPGGLFENPALHTTLSWVISIGRSLPFLILMAAIMPFTRFVTGTNIGIAAAVVPMSLAGIAFFTRIVENSLRSVPPAVVQVARASGGSRLQIIRTAQLSEAVPSIIGGLTINVIAMIEYSAIAGTIGAGGIGYVAVTYGYQRFDQGVMLATIVVLVLNVALVQLTGDALVRFTTPHRRAHSAAPLRRKVPV, encoded by the coding sequence GTGACCGAGACCCTGCTGGCCACTACCAAAGTCCCGTTCGACGAGCTGCCCGGCCTGCTCTTCCCCGCCCTGCTGGACACCCTCATCATGGTCGGGATCGTGATGTCGATCGTGGTGCTGGTCGGAGTCCCGCTGGGCGCGCTGATCCACAATCTGGCGCCGGGCGGATTGTTCGAGAACCCGGCGCTGCACACCACGTTGAGCTGGGTCATCAGTATCGGACGGTCACTGCCGTTCCTCATCCTGATGGCGGCCATCATGCCGTTCACGCGCTTTGTCACCGGGACGAACATCGGCATCGCCGCCGCGGTGGTGCCGATGTCGCTTGCCGGTATCGCCTTTTTCACCAGGATCGTGGAGAACTCGCTTCGTTCGGTGCCGCCCGCCGTGGTGCAGGTCGCAAGAGCCTCGGGCGGGTCCCGGCTGCAGATCATCCGCACCGCGCAGCTCAGCGAGGCGGTACCGTCCATCATCGGCGGACTCACCATCAACGTGATCGCGATGATCGAATACTCGGCCATCGCCGGCACCATCGGTGCGGGCGGAATCGGCTATGTCGCAGTCACATACGGCTATCAGCGCTTCGACCAGGGCGTGATGCTGGCCACCATCGTCGTCCTCGTACTCAACGTCGCGCTGGTTCAGCTGACCGGCGACGCACTGGTCCGTTTCACCACCCCACACCGGCGGGCGCACAGCGCTGCGCCCCTGCGCCGAAAGGTCCCCGTATGA
- a CDS encoding SGNH/GDSL hydrolase family protein produces the protein MTTRLMCLGDSNTTGDYGVSYVGMLARRLAGADVTVTGSGVNGEVSYGLVQRLDPVIDQQPTAITVLIGTNDAWGTLSDANARQVVKRCELPYAPSAPRFREHLASIVARLQSATDARIAVLSPPVLAQQLDSAAARTGREFAEIVADTAREYGVAYLPLFERQCEQLRNSDADPVPLRTGEREWYSAVLQHVLLRRSYDRISERRGLLLTTDHVHQNSRGAGMIADLIEQFVKDGVTDR, from the coding sequence ATGACCACCCGGCTGATGTGCCTCGGCGACAGCAACACCACCGGTGACTACGGGGTGAGCTACGTGGGGATGCTGGCACGACGTCTGGCGGGCGCCGATGTCACGGTGACCGGATCGGGAGTGAACGGTGAGGTGTCCTACGGGCTGGTGCAACGCCTCGATCCGGTGATCGACCAACAGCCCACGGCGATCACGGTGCTGATCGGTACCAATGACGCCTGGGGAACCCTGAGCGACGCCAACGCCCGTCAGGTCGTGAAGCGGTGTGAGTTGCCGTATGCGCCCAGCGCGCCGCGCTTTCGGGAGCATCTCGCGTCGATCGTGGCGCGTCTGCAGTCGGCCACCGATGCGCGCATCGCGGTGCTCTCACCACCTGTCCTCGCCCAGCAACTGGACTCCGCCGCGGCCCGCACCGGCCGTGAGTTCGCCGAGATCGTGGCGGACACCGCCCGAGAGTACGGTGTCGCGTATCTCCCGTTGTTCGAGCGCCAGTGTGAGCAGCTGCGGAACAGCGACGCCGACCCGGTGCCGCTGCGGACAGGCGAGCGTGAGTGGTATTCAGCTGTGCTGCAGCATGTTCTGCTGCGCCGATCCTACGACCGCATCTCCGAACGGCGTGGTCTGCTGCTGACCACCGACCACGTGCACCAGAACAGCCGCGGCGCCGGGATGATCGCCGACCTCATCGAACAGTTCGTCAAGGACGGGGTCACAGACCGCTAG
- a CDS encoding URC4/urg3 family protein, translating into MVSSTDPVAELRTTAAIRARARFLLERARAGDSAWFGVDDDALPATATEVAAVTRSRYPELDVPFHSRWRHFEAGGVDRRADLDVRAMIDLTVVSVLLDAGAGPRWRYAEDASGLSFARSEGLGVASWHAFTDGLFSTDPEQPLRVDAAGLRAVTPELLADAFQVTSANPLVGLEGRAQLLRRLGDTLAADPAVFGPEGRPGGMFDVLVGPDDVVSAHAILSQLLSSLSGIWLTGNVIGGQPLGDVWPHPAVPGTGPSAGWMPFHKLSQWLTYSLLEPFGWAGVTVTGIDELTGLPEYRNGGLLLDTGVLRLRDPDAAQREWVVDDELVVEWRALTVALLDELAPLVRTELGADVPLACVLEGGTWQAGRATAGRLRNGLPPLTITSDGTVF; encoded by the coding sequence ATCGTGAGTAGCACCGATCCCGTTGCCGAACTGCGCACCACCGCGGCGATCCGGGCTCGAGCGCGTTTCCTGCTGGAGCGCGCACGTGCCGGCGACTCGGCGTGGTTCGGCGTCGACGACGATGCGTTGCCCGCCACCGCCACCGAGGTCGCAGCGGTGACCCGCAGCCGTTACCCCGAACTGGATGTGCCCTTCCACAGCCGGTGGCGCCATTTCGAGGCCGGCGGAGTGGACCGCCGCGCCGATCTGGATGTGCGCGCGATGATCGATCTGACGGTGGTCAGTGTGCTGCTCGATGCCGGAGCCGGACCGCGGTGGCGCTATGCCGAAGATGCCAGCGGGCTGTCGTTCGCCCGGTCCGAGGGCTTGGGTGTGGCCAGCTGGCACGCGTTCACCGACGGCCTGTTCTCCACGGACCCCGAGCAGCCGTTGCGCGTCGACGCCGCCGGACTGCGTGCGGTGACACCCGAATTGCTCGCGGATGCCTTCCAGGTCACCAGCGCCAACCCGCTGGTCGGGCTCGAGGGCAGGGCCCAGCTGCTGCGTCGGCTCGGTGACACACTGGCCGCCGATCCGGCGGTGTTCGGCCCCGAGGGCCGTCCGGGCGGCATGTTCGATGTACTCGTCGGTCCGGATGATGTGGTGTCCGCACACGCCATCTTGTCCCAGTTGTTGTCGTCCCTCTCGGGTATCTGGTTGACCGGCAACGTGATCGGCGGGCAGCCACTCGGCGACGTGTGGCCGCACCCCGCGGTGCCCGGTACCGGACCCAGTGCCGGGTGGATGCCGTTTCACAAGTTGTCGCAATGGCTGACCTACTCGCTGTTGGAGCCGTTCGGATGGGCCGGCGTCACCGTCACCGGGATCGACGAGCTGACCGGTCTGCCCGAATATCGCAACGGCGGTCTGCTGCTGGACACCGGAGTGCTCCGACTGCGTGATCCGGATGCGGCGCAACGTGAATGGGTGGTCGATGACGAACTGGTGGTGGAATGGCGTGCGCTGACCGTCGCCCTGCTGGACGAACTGGCGCCGCTGGTGCGCACGGAACTGGGTGCGGATGTTCCGCTGGCCTGCGTGCTGGAAGGCGGTACCTGGCAAGCGGGTCGCGCCACCGCGGGTCGGCTACGAAACGGCCTGCCACCACTGACCATCACCAGCGACGGGACGGTGTTCTGA
- a CDS encoding MetQ/NlpA family ABC transporter substrate-binding protein — translation MTTTPTSDTAPDQDDHGFELKRDSKWVWIALTLAIVIVGAVIVRYAFFNETKSANEIPGATLVVATNEGNAAEQALIEYIGKEVAPRHGIKVAFRGLSDSNTINRAVNDGEVAGTVYQHKLWLGQVLEANPDFRETAATPVFRWGFGIWSDKYSDVSQLPDGANVSLYSDPANEAQGLWLLERAGLITLKPGVDKWQATQKDIEGNPKHLTFTLLDFAAQSRSLPDLDAAVGYTEYYLAAKVPLTQQIFAPPAPDEFAGQLTIGTEWADTENIKKLVETFKDPAVQQFLATDPSVKNILLPL, via the coding sequence ATGACCACCACTCCCACCTCCGACACCGCGCCGGACCAGGACGACCACGGATTCGAGCTCAAACGCGACTCGAAGTGGGTCTGGATCGCGCTCACCCTGGCGATCGTCATCGTCGGCGCCGTCATCGTGCGCTATGCGTTCTTCAACGAGACGAAGTCCGCCAACGAGATTCCCGGTGCGACCCTGGTGGTCGCCACCAACGAGGGCAACGCGGCTGAGCAGGCGCTGATCGAATACATCGGTAAGGAGGTCGCGCCACGGCACGGGATCAAGGTCGCGTTCCGTGGACTGTCCGACAGCAACACCATCAACCGGGCGGTCAACGACGGCGAGGTGGCGGGCACCGTGTATCAGCACAAGCTCTGGCTGGGTCAGGTGCTCGAAGCCAATCCCGACTTCCGTGAAACCGCGGCCACCCCGGTGTTCCGGTGGGGTTTCGGCATCTGGTCGGACAAGTACTCCGACGTGTCCCAGCTGCCCGACGGAGCCAACGTCTCGCTGTACTCCGATCCGGCCAACGAAGCCCAGGGCCTGTGGCTGCTGGAACGGGCCGGGCTGATCACGCTGAAACCCGGTGTGGACAAATGGCAGGCGACGCAGAAGGACATCGAGGGCAACCCGAAGCACCTGACGTTCACCCTCCTCGACTTCGCCGCACAGTCTCGCTCGCTGCCCGACCTGGACGCCGCGGTCGGCTACACCGAGTACTACCTGGCCGCGAAGGTGCCGCTCACACAGCAGATCTTCGCTCCCCCGGCGCCGGACGAATTCGCCGGACAGCTCACCATCGGTACCGAGTGGGCTGACACCGAGAACATCAAGAAGCTGGTCGAAACGTTCAAAGATCCGGCGGTGCAACAGTTCCTGGCCACCGATCCGAGCGTCAAGAACATCCTGCTGCCGCTGTAG